In the genome of Desulfobotulus pelophilus, one region contains:
- the rsxE gene encoding electron transport complex subunit RsxE: MPRPLHKEFLKGLWEEIPPFRLVLGLCPVLAVTMTVENGIGMGLATTFVLVCSNILISLLRNQIPPKVRIACYILVIATFVTIVDMLMQAFTYPLYQKLGIFIPLIVVNCIVLGRAEAFASKNSLLPSLADGLGIGIGFTLSLATLGAVREIFGNGTFLGHGVFGPGYEPLAFLVEAPGAFIGLGILLGLMNLISQRR, translated from the coding sequence ATGCCCCGTCCCCTCCATAAAGAGTTCCTGAAGGGCCTGTGGGAAGAAATTCCTCCTTTCCGCCTTGTGCTCGGACTCTGTCCCGTACTGGCCGTGACCATGACCGTTGAAAACGGCATCGGCATGGGTCTTGCCACCACCTTTGTACTGGTCTGCTCCAACATTCTCATATCACTCCTGAGAAACCAGATCCCGCCCAAGGTGCGCATTGCCTGTTATATTCTGGTCATCGCCACCTTTGTTACCATCGTGGATATGCTCATGCAGGCCTTCACCTATCCGCTGTATCAAAAGCTGGGCATTTTCATTCCCCTTATTGTGGTTAACTGTATCGTACTGGGAAGGGCCGAAGCCTTTGCCAGCAAGAACAGCCTTCTTCCATCTCTGGCAGACGGCCTCGGTATCGGTATAGGGTTCACCCTCTCCCTGGCAACTCTGGGGGCTGTACGTGAAATTTTTGGCAACGGTACCTTTCTGGGACATGGAGTTTTCGGCCCCGGATATGAACCCCTCGCCTTTCTGGTGGAAGCCCCCGGTGCCTTTATCGGCCTCGGTATTCTGCTGGGACTCATGAACCTTATCAGTCAGCGGCGATAG